A stretch of the Polaribacter pacificus genome encodes the following:
- the mraY gene encoding phospho-N-acetylmuramoyl-pentapeptide-transferase, which produces MLYYLFEYLESQFNLTGASVFQFITFRAALAFVFSLLISTIFGKRIIKYLQRQQVGETIRDLGLEGQVQKAGTPTMGGIIIILATLLPVILLAKLENIYVIILIITTLWMGFIGFVDDYIKIFKKDKGGLKGKFKILGQVGLGIIVGSMLYFHPEVTIKEQLPISEQIVQETGKKQVFGEAHKSTKTTIPFLKDNELDYSKALSFLGDGYEKYAWVVFIFFVVFIVTGVSNGANLTDGIDGLAAGSSAIIVITLAIFAWVSGNIIFADYLDVMYIPNSGEMTVFILAFAGALIGFLWYNTYPAQVFMGDTGSLTIGGIIAVIAIAIRKELLLVILAGIFVIENLSVILQVSYFKYTRKKYGEGRRIFKMSPLHHHYQKSGYHESKIVTRFWIVGILLAVLTIVTLKLR; this is translated from the coding sequence ATGCTGTATTATTTATTTGAATATTTAGAAAGTCAATTTAATTTAACTGGGGCGAGTGTGTTTCAGTTTATCACATTTAGAGCAGCTTTGGCTTTTGTGTTTTCCTTGTTGATTTCTACCATTTTCGGAAAAAGAATCATCAAATATTTACAGCGTCAGCAAGTTGGTGAGACCATTAGAGATTTGGGTTTAGAAGGGCAAGTTCAAAAAGCTGGGACTCCAACTATGGGAGGGATTATTATTATTTTGGCAACCCTATTGCCTGTTATATTATTGGCCAAGCTAGAAAATATTTATGTCATTATTTTAATCATTACCACACTTTGGATGGGCTTTATCGGCTTTGTTGATGATTATATTAAAATATTTAAAAAAGATAAGGGAGGTTTAAAAGGAAAATTTAAAATTTTAGGACAAGTAGGGCTAGGGATTATTGTGGGCTCAATGCTGTATTTTCATCCAGAAGTGACTATTAAAGAACAGTTGCCTATAAGCGAGCAAATTGTGCAAGAAACAGGTAAGAAGCAAGTTTTTGGTGAAGCACACAAATCAACAAAAACAACCATCCCTTTTTTAAAAGACAATGAATTGGATTACTCTAAGGCCTTGAGTTTTTTAGGTGATGGTTATGAAAAATATGCCTGGGTTGTTTTTATCTTTTTTGTTGTGTTTATCGTTACAGGGGTTTCTAATGGAGCTAATTTAACAGATGGTATTGATGGATTGGCTGCAGGGTCCTCGGCGATAATCGTAATTACCTTGGCAATTTTTGCATGGGTCTCTGGAAATATCATTTTTGCTGATTATTTAGATGTCATGTACATCCCTAATTCTGGAGAAATGACTGTATTTATATTGGCATTTGCAGGGGCATTGATAGGGTTTTTATGGTACAATACCTATCCAGCTCAAGTATTTATGGGTGATACAGGAAGTTTAACCATCGGTGGTATTATCGCTGTGATTGCAATTGCAATTAGAAAAGAATTACTGTTAGTAATTCTTGCCGGAATTTTTGTAATAGAAAATCTCTCAGTGATTTTACAGGTATCCTATTTTAAATATACAAGAAAAAAGTATGGAGAAGGACGACGTATATTTAAGATGTCTCCTTTGCATCATCACTATCAAAAATCGGGATATCATGAAAGTAAAATTGTGACTCGCTTTTGGATTGTTGGAATTTTATTAGCTGTGTTGACTATTGTAACTCTGAAGTTGAGATAG